The following are from one region of the Corynebacterium hindlerae genome:
- the frr gene encoding ribosome recycling factor encodes MIDEILFEAEERMGVSVDHTREDLTTIRTGRANPAMFNGVMAEYYGVPTPITQMATISVPEPRMLLIKPYEMSVMNEIENAIRNSDLGVNPTNDGQVLRVTVPQLTEERRRDMVKMAKSKGEDGKIAIRNVRRKGMDQLKKLQKDGDAGEDEVLAAEKELDKVTQKYVAQMDDLVAAKEKELMEV; translated from the coding sequence ATGATCGACGAAATCCTGTTTGAAGCTGAAGAGCGTATGGGCGTCTCCGTGGACCACACCCGCGAAGACCTGACCACCATCCGCACCGGTCGCGCTAACCCAGCGATGTTCAACGGCGTAATGGCTGAGTACTACGGTGTTCCTACTCCAATTACCCAGATGGCCACCATCTCGGTACCGGAACCTCGCATGCTGCTCATTAAGCCATATGAGATGTCCGTCATGAACGAGATCGAGAACGCTATCCGCAATTCTGACCTGGGTGTCAACCCAACCAACGACGGCCAGGTGCTGCGCGTGACCGTACCACAGCTGACCGAGGAACGCCGTCGTGACATGGTCAAGATGGCGAAGTCCAAGGGCGAAGACGGCAAGATTGCGATCCGTAACGTGCGTCGTAAGGGCATGGATCAGCTGAAGAAGCTGCAAAAAGACGGCGACGCGGGTGAGGACGAGGTGCTCGCAGCCGAAAAGGAACTGGATAAGGTCACCCAGAAGTACGTCGCTCAGATGGACGATCTGGTGGCAGCAAAGGAAAAGGAGCTCATGGAGGTCTAG
- the pyrH gene encoding UMP kinase: MSEDSGKQRQGFKRVMLKLGGEMFGGGNVGIDPDVVQNVARQIAEIDQAGTEVCVVIGGGNFFRGAQLQQRGMDRARSDYMGMLGTVMNCLALQDFLEKEGVETRVQTAINMAQVSEPYLPLRAKRHLEKGRVVIFGAGMGMPYFSTDTTAAQRALEIDCEVLLMAKGVDGVYDSDPRTNPDASMFTEITPQEVIEKGLKVADSTAFSLCMDNKMPILVFNLLTDGNIARAVRGERIGTLVRS, encoded by the coding sequence ATGTCGGAGGATTCCGGTAAGCAACGCCAAGGTTTCAAACGAGTAATGCTCAAGCTTGGCGGTGAAATGTTCGGTGGCGGCAACGTGGGCATTGACCCAGATGTTGTCCAAAACGTGGCCCGGCAGATCGCTGAAATTGATCAGGCTGGAACTGAGGTGTGTGTTGTCATCGGCGGTGGCAACTTCTTCCGTGGCGCGCAGCTGCAGCAGCGCGGCATGGATCGAGCACGCTCTGATTACATGGGCATGCTTGGAACCGTCATGAACTGCCTCGCGCTCCAGGATTTCCTGGAGAAGGAGGGCGTCGAGACGCGCGTGCAGACCGCGATCAACATGGCGCAGGTTTCCGAGCCGTACCTGCCGTTGCGTGCGAAGCGTCACCTGGAAAAGGGACGCGTGGTCATCTTCGGAGCAGGCATGGGCATGCCGTACTTCTCCACGGACACCACCGCGGCGCAGCGTGCGTTGGAAATCGACTGCGAGGTGTTGCTCATGGCCAAGGGCGTCGATGGGGTGTACGACAGTGATCCGCGCACGAACCCAGATGCCTCCATGTTCACGGAGATCACGCCACAAGAGGTAATTGAGAAGGGCCTTAAGGTCGCAGACTCCACCGCATTCAGCCTGTGCATGGATAACAAGATGCCGATCCTAGTGTTCAACCTGCTTACCGACGGCAATATCGCACGTGCCGTTCGGGGTGAGCGAATCGGAACGCTGGTTCGTTCCTGA
- the tsf gene encoding translation elongation factor Ts, whose amino-acid sequence MANYTAADVKKLREMTGAGMLDSKKALEETAGDFDKAVELLRIKGAKDVGKRAERTAAEGLIAVSGNTMVEVNSETDFVAKNAEFKDFCAKIADAAAAVKANTPEELAAAEVDGMTAAEAIQQLSAKIGEKLELRRAITLEGDKVAVYLHHRAADLPPAVGVLVAYEGDDEAAAKAAAMQVAAMKAQYLSREDVPADVVEKERATQEKITREEGKPEAAIAKIVEGRMNGFFKDVTLLEQASVSDNKKSVKQLMDEAGIVLKSFARFEVGQH is encoded by the coding sequence ATGGCGAACTACACTGCTGCAGACGTCAAGAAGCTGCGCGAAATGACCGGCGCTGGCATGCTCGACAGCAAGAAGGCTCTTGAAGAGACCGCTGGTGACTTTGACAAGGCTGTTGAACTGCTCCGCATTAAGGGCGCTAAGGACGTCGGCAAGCGTGCAGAGCGCACCGCTGCTGAAGGCCTGATCGCTGTTTCCGGCAACACCATGGTTGAGGTCAACTCTGAGACCGACTTCGTGGCAAAGAACGCTGAGTTTAAGGACTTCTGCGCAAAGATTGCCGACGCTGCTGCTGCCGTCAAGGCAAACACCCCAGAAGAGCTCGCAGCTGCTGAGGTCGACGGCATGACCGCTGCGGAAGCAATCCAGCAGCTGTCTGCAAAGATCGGCGAGAAGCTCGAGCTGCGTCGCGCTATCACCCTGGAAGGCGACAAGGTCGCTGTTTACCTGCACCACCGTGCCGCTGACCTGCCACCAGCAGTGGGCGTCCTGGTTGCCTACGAAGGCGACGACGAGGCTGCCGCTAAGGCCGCTGCAATGCAGGTTGCTGCTATGAAGGCACAGTACCTCTCCCGCGAGGACGTCCCAGCTGACGTTGTGGAGAAGGAGCGCGCAACCCAGGAGAAAATCACCCGCGAAGAGGGCAAGCCAGAGGCTGCTATCGCCAAGATCGTTGAGGGTCGCATGAACGGCTTCTTCAAGGACGTCACCCTCCTGGAGCAGGCTTCTGTTTCCGACAACAAGAAGTCCGTTAAGCAGCTCATGGATGAGGCAGGCATTGTCTTGAAGTCCTTCGCTCGCTTCGAGGTTGGCCAGCACTAG
- the rpsB gene encoding 30S ribosomal protein S2 — MAVVTMRELLDAGVHFGHQTRRWNPKMRRFIFTDRNGIYIIDLQQTLTYIDEAFEFVKETVAHGGTILFVGTKKQAQEAVATEATRVGMPYVNHRWLGGMLTNFQTVSKRLHRMKELQAMDAAENGYEGRGKKEILMLNRERTKLERVLGGIADMNKLPSAMWVIDTNKEHIAISEAHKLNIPVVAILDTNCDPDVVNFPIPGNDDAIRATALLSRVISTAVEEGKKAREERQLAAAKEAAGDKPEAEKVEVAAKVEATEEAAAEAPAAE, encoded by the coding sequence ATGGCAGTCGTAACCATGCGCGAGCTTCTCGACGCCGGTGTCCACTTTGGCCACCAGACCCGTCGTTGGAACCCAAAGATGCGCCGCTTCATCTTCACCGATCGCAACGGCATCTACATCATCGACCTGCAGCAGACCCTGACCTACATTGACGAAGCATTCGAGTTCGTCAAGGAAACTGTTGCGCACGGTGGCACCATCCTCTTCGTTGGTACCAAGAAGCAAGCTCAGGAAGCAGTTGCTACCGAAGCTACCCGCGTTGGTATGCCATACGTCAACCACCGCTGGCTCGGCGGCATGCTGACCAACTTCCAGACCGTTTCCAAGCGTCTGCACCGCATGAAGGAACTGCAGGCCATGGACGCAGCCGAGAACGGCTACGAAGGTCGCGGCAAGAAGGAAATCCTCATGCTGAACCGCGAGCGCACCAAGCTGGAGCGCGTCCTCGGCGGCATCGCAGACATGAACAAGCTTCCTTCCGCAATGTGGGTCATCGACACCAACAAGGAGCACATCGCGATCTCCGAAGCTCACAAGCTGAACATCCCAGTTGTGGCCATCCTGGACACCAACTGCGACCCAGACGTTGTGAACTTCCCAATCCCAGGCAACGACGACGCCATCCGCGCAACCGCACTGCTGTCCCGCGTCATCTCCACCGCAGTGGAAGAGGGCAAGAAGGCACGCGAAGAGCGCCAGCTCGCCGCTGCTAAGGAAGCTGCTGGCGACAAGCCAGAAGCTGAAAAGGTAGAGGTTGCAGCAAAGGTTGAGGCAACCGAAGAGGCTGCCGCAGAAGCACCAGCTGCTGAGTAA
- a CDS encoding M23 family metallopeptidase: MKKILLLLTLAPLLSAYVSPTTGADHASGVTRAFDKPAKNWLKGHRGVDLAAEPGATIVAAGEGVVSYVGVIAGTPIVSIEHPDGIKTTYQPVHAVVARGDAVAEGQPIGRLAGTEGLHWGALVAKDDYINPLSLLKRPTIRLKPVGGLDRRRL; the protein is encoded by the coding sequence ATGAAAAAGATTCTCCTTCTACTCACCCTTGCACCCTTGCTTTCCGCGTATGTTTCTCCGACTACTGGGGCCGACCACGCCTCTGGAGTAACGAGGGCGTTTGATAAACCCGCGAAGAATTGGCTTAAGGGGCACCGGGGCGTCGACTTGGCAGCTGAGCCCGGCGCGACGATCGTGGCCGCGGGTGAGGGCGTGGTGAGTTATGTTGGCGTGATTGCTGGGACGCCGATTGTGTCTATTGAGCATCCGGATGGGATCAAGACGACGTATCAGCCGGTGCATGCCGTGGTGGCACGTGGTGATGCGGTGGCAGAGGGGCAGCCGATTGGTAGGTTGGCGGGCACTGAGGGCCTGCACTGGGGCGCTTTGGTGGCGAAGGATGACTACATTAATCCGCTGTCATTGCTGAAGCGGCCGACGATTCGGCTTAAGCCCGTGGGTGGGCTTGATCGAAGGCGGCTTTGA
- a CDS encoding tyrosine recombinase XerC, with protein MTSIAALIDDYCDTLALVHGKSPATVKAYRSDLTLLTARISTTAEFTLANLRAWLADAVAEGKSKATLARRTAALKSFSSWLVKHEEIDTDIAARLVTPQAGRHLPRVLAKQEAGELMGNAASTTEPEFLRDSAILELMYAGALRIGELVALNATDIDLNRRVAKVTGKGNKQRVVPFGDAATDALERWLNDGRCHFATPQEKALFVGIRGKRIDPRQVRRVVERAAKITGVRDLTPHGLRHSAATHLLEGGADLRVVQEMLGHASLQTTQIYTHVNAARLKAAFDQAHPRA; from the coding sequence ATGACCTCAATCGCCGCACTTATCGACGACTACTGCGACACCCTCGCACTTGTGCACGGAAAATCACCAGCCACCGTGAAGGCGTACCGCAGCGACCTCACTTTGCTCACCGCACGCATCTCCACCACCGCCGAGTTCACTTTGGCCAACCTGCGCGCCTGGCTCGCCGACGCAGTAGCCGAAGGGAAATCGAAAGCCACCCTCGCCCGCCGTACCGCAGCCCTGAAAAGCTTCTCTTCCTGGCTCGTCAAACACGAGGAAATTGACACAGATATCGCAGCACGCCTGGTCACGCCCCAAGCAGGCCGCCACCTGCCCCGCGTCCTCGCCAAGCAGGAGGCAGGCGAACTCATGGGTAACGCCGCCTCCACCACTGAACCGGAATTCCTCCGCGATAGCGCAATCCTCGAATTGATGTACGCCGGAGCACTGCGCATCGGCGAACTGGTAGCGCTCAACGCAACGGACATTGACCTAAACAGGCGCGTCGCAAAAGTCACGGGAAAAGGAAACAAACAACGCGTCGTCCCCTTCGGCGACGCAGCCACAGACGCCCTCGAACGCTGGCTTAACGACGGCCGCTGCCACTTCGCCACACCCCAAGAAAAAGCTCTCTTTGTAGGAATCCGCGGCAAGCGCATTGACCCGCGACAAGTCCGCCGCGTCGTCGAACGCGCAGCTAAAATCACCGGAGTTCGCGACCTCACCCCCCACGGCCTCAGGCACTCCGCCGCAACTCACCTCCTGGAAGGTGGTGCGGACCTGCGCGTCGTCCAAGAGATGCTCGGACACGCCTCACTACAAACCACCCAGATCTACACCCACGTCAACGCCGCCCGCCTCAAAGCCGCCTTCGATCAAGCCCACCCACGGGCTTAA
- the dprA gene encoding DNA-processing protein DprA — MQRNQAWAYLSRCIEGPNRHLQELLGQGRDVEEIAQGVKNREAWVGELLKVTQSRFTVDSAARDLETIDKLGGRLITPEDDEWPRSEFAQAFGFAASGSSEHARSVQDDAVPPHALWVRGQRLDSLVAQSVTVVGTRASSSYGAAATRSLVSGLVSHQWTIVSGGALGIDSVAHQTALDAGGRTVVVASCGLDRHYPAAHTHMFEKITHTGALISEYPPGVTPARHRFLTRNRLAAALSAGTVVVEAAWRSGALNTLTWAEGLGKVTMAVPGPITSMGSLGCHDRIRQGRAQLVVSADEIRQLVSSVGEVDVDGQYEMLFAKNAVQSLSRNEMRVFDALSEKATPAQQVAEAAGLTVALTVHLLVDLVKRGLVVRDGAQFRRSELSE; from the coding sequence ATGCAGCGTAACCAGGCGTGGGCGTATCTCTCTCGATGTATCGAGGGGCCTAATCGACACCTCCAAGAACTGTTGGGGCAGGGGCGTGACGTGGAGGAGATCGCCCAGGGAGTGAAGAACCGGGAGGCATGGGTCGGGGAGTTGCTCAAAGTCACGCAGTCCCGGTTCACAGTGGATTCCGCTGCCCGGGATCTGGAAACGATCGACAAACTTGGTGGGCGGTTGATCACGCCTGAGGACGATGAATGGCCACGATCCGAGTTTGCCCAGGCGTTTGGGTTCGCGGCGTCGGGAAGCAGTGAACATGCTCGTTCGGTACAAGACGATGCGGTGCCACCGCACGCGTTGTGGGTGCGGGGCCAGCGACTCGATTCGTTGGTGGCCCAGTCCGTGACGGTTGTCGGGACCCGCGCGTCGAGTAGTTATGGCGCTGCCGCGACCCGGTCGTTGGTTTCAGGTCTGGTGTCGCACCAGTGGACCATCGTGTCCGGTGGGGCGCTGGGCATTGATTCAGTTGCACATCAAACGGCACTGGATGCTGGGGGACGCACAGTCGTGGTGGCGTCGTGTGGACTTGATCGGCATTACCCGGCAGCTCATACGCACATGTTTGAAAAAATCACCCATACGGGTGCGTTGATTAGTGAGTATCCGCCTGGGGTAACTCCGGCTCGGCATCGGTTCTTGACCCGGAATCGGCTGGCAGCAGCACTATCAGCCGGAACGGTAGTGGTGGAAGCGGCCTGGCGATCCGGTGCGCTTAATACGCTGACGTGGGCCGAGGGGCTGGGCAAGGTAACCATGGCTGTGCCGGGGCCGATCACGAGCATGGGGTCCTTAGGATGCCATGACCGAATCCGGCAGGGCAGAGCGCAGCTGGTGGTCAGCGCCGATGAAATTCGTCAGCTGGTGTCCTCGGTAGGCGAGGTTGATGTGGATGGGCAGTACGAAATGCTCTTTGCAAAGAACGCGGTGCAGTCGTTGTCGCGCAATGAGATGCGGGTGTTTGATGCGCTGTCGGAGAAAGCAACGCCGGCGCAACAGGTGGCAGAGGCGGCGGGCCTGACGGTTGCCTTGACCGTGCATCTCCTTGTTGACCTGGTGAAACGAGGTCTTGTTGTCCGGGATGGTGCACAGTTTCGCCGGTCGGAACTGAGTGAGTAA
- a CDS encoding YifB family Mg chelatase-like AAA ATPase: MALAKTLSVSVEGVRALVVGVEANIGPGLPGMYVVGLAGAATNESKDRLKTAMMNAHLPWPKTKLVVNLSPADVRKSGSHFDLAICAAVMSATAGINTSDIMFLGEVGLDGSIKPVPGVVPALLAAKEHGVETVVIPTGNEQEASLVSSPHVLVADHIADVAGWLLGNKPLDRPVAFQTPQPRQLDMADVVGQQDAKLAAEIAAAGGHHLMMIGPPGSGKSMIAARLPGIMQPLTEEQTIEATAVHSVADHTSGPVVVAPYVAPHHSVSASALLGGGSGRPKPGAVSLAHHGVLFLDEVSEIPAHILDGLRVPLEGGEVRLLRGNREIVFPARFQLVLAANPCRCGAEDPVACSCSAVVRRRYLGNLSGPLKDRIDVLVTMHSQGAAISGEAEPSEVIRQRVIAARERAFARWGEVNSRIDPRRLRRDFPADEAGMAYLAALLADGQVSQRGVDRTLKVSWTLADLEGLPRPGLDHIARAIELHAFDGVGAHAA, translated from the coding sequence GTGGCGCTCGCTAAAACTCTATCCGTCAGCGTTGAAGGCGTCCGGGCACTGGTGGTGGGGGTCGAGGCAAACATCGGCCCGGGCTTGCCCGGGATGTACGTGGTGGGATTGGCAGGCGCTGCGACGAACGAGTCCAAAGACCGATTAAAGACCGCCATGATGAATGCGCATCTTCCGTGGCCGAAGACGAAGCTGGTGGTCAACCTCTCTCCGGCGGATGTGCGAAAAAGTGGCAGCCATTTTGATCTCGCGATTTGTGCAGCAGTTATGTCGGCAACCGCGGGAATCAACACGAGCGACATCATGTTTCTCGGGGAGGTCGGTTTGGATGGCAGTATCAAGCCGGTGCCAGGGGTGGTGCCCGCGTTGCTGGCTGCTAAGGAACACGGGGTGGAGACGGTTGTCATTCCCACAGGAAATGAGCAGGAAGCGTCGTTGGTGAGCTCGCCTCATGTGCTGGTGGCGGACCATATCGCTGACGTTGCCGGGTGGCTGCTCGGCAACAAGCCCCTGGATCGGCCGGTCGCATTCCAAACCCCACAACCACGTCAGCTGGATATGGCCGATGTAGTTGGGCAGCAGGATGCGAAACTGGCGGCAGAAATCGCGGCGGCCGGCGGACATCACCTGATGATGATCGGTCCGCCGGGTTCCGGTAAGTCCATGATCGCGGCCCGACTGCCCGGCATCATGCAGCCCCTTACGGAAGAACAAACTATTGAGGCCACAGCGGTGCACTCGGTCGCTGACCACACGTCGGGACCCGTGGTCGTGGCCCCGTACGTGGCGCCACATCACAGTGTGTCGGCGTCGGCGTTGCTCGGCGGTGGATCGGGCCGACCGAAACCGGGCGCTGTCAGCTTGGCACACCACGGTGTGTTGTTCCTGGATGAGGTGAGCGAGATCCCCGCCCATATCTTGGATGGTTTGCGGGTGCCGTTGGAGGGCGGGGAAGTTCGGTTGCTCCGGGGGAACCGGGAGATCGTCTTTCCTGCGCGGTTCCAGTTGGTGCTTGCTGCGAACCCGTGTCGCTGCGGGGCCGAAGATCCGGTGGCGTGCTCGTGTAGCGCAGTGGTGCGGCGCCGGTACTTAGGTAATCTGTCCGGCCCGCTCAAGGACCGTATTGATGTGCTGGTCACGATGCATTCGCAGGGAGCGGCGATTTCTGGGGAGGCTGAGCCGTCGGAGGTGATTCGACAGCGGGTAATAGCTGCTCGGGAGCGGGCGTTCGCGCGGTGGGGCGAGGTGAACTCCCGAATTGACCCGCGTCGTTTGCGCCGTGATTTCCCCGCCGACGAAGCGGGAATGGCCTACCTTGCAGCCTTGCTTGCCGACGGGCAGGTCAGTCAACGCGGGGTGGACAGGACACTCAAGGTGTCTTGGACCCTAGCGGACCTGGAAGGCCTTCCTCGACCAGGTTTGGATCACATCGCTCGAGCCATAGAGCTGCACGCTTTCGATGGGGTGGGGGCACATGCAGCGTAA
- a CDS encoding YraN family protein, which yields MNELGVHGEKEAARYFVSLGGIIVGRNVRYSCGEIDLIVQLGGEIIFVEVKTRSSWDFGAAEAVTPRKFARMKRAAASWLEGQPYRPVRFDVLEYVLDKGEVNHYEGIDCGAR from the coding sequence ATGAATGAACTGGGCGTCCACGGTGAGAAGGAAGCCGCGCGCTATTTCGTGTCATTGGGTGGAATTATTGTCGGCAGGAATGTGCGATATAGCTGCGGTGAAATCGATCTAATTGTGCAGCTCGGTGGGGAGATCATTTTTGTTGAGGTGAAAACCCGCAGCAGCTGGGATTTTGGGGCCGCGGAGGCGGTAACTCCCCGGAAGTTTGCCCGCATGAAACGCGCGGCAGCTTCCTGGCTGGAGGGGCAACCCTATCGGCCAGTGCGGTTTGATGTCTTGGAATACGTCTTGGACAAAGGCGAGGTTAACCACTACGAGGGGATTGATTGTGGCGCTCGCTAA
- a CDS encoding DUF2469 domain-containing protein yields MSAEELENYESEVELSLYREYRDVVSQFSYVVETERRFYLANAVELIPHTTGGDVYYEVRMSDCWVWDMYRAARFVRFVRVITYKDVNIEELDKPEMIIPD; encoded by the coding sequence GTGAGCGCTGAAGAGCTGGAAAACTACGAGTCTGAAGTAGAGCTGTCCCTGTACCGCGAATATCGCGATGTCGTCAGCCAGTTTTCCTACGTTGTGGAAACGGAACGACGCTTCTACTTGGCCAACGCCGTTGAGTTGATCCCGCACACCACCGGCGGGGACGTGTACTACGAAGTCCGCATGTCCGATTGCTGGGTGTGGGATATGTACCGCGCTGCCCGGTTTGTCCGTTTCGTACGCGTGATCACCTATAAGGACGTCAACATTGAGGAGCTGGATAAGCCGGAGATGATCATTCCGGACTAG
- a CDS encoding ribonuclease HII, protein MIEAALHAAGFSPIVGVDEAGRGSCAGPITIAACVLPQVLPPQLAGLDDSKKLTASRRAKLFPLIQEHALSWHIVHISAEEIDRFGIQHANISGMRRAVAGLDIAASYALIDGFPVPGLTQPQLPIIGGDAFARCISAASILAKHSRDQLMLDYAADYPGYGFESHKGYGTKVHIDAVRRQGGSPIHRYSYANIARAHGEWEKERDTQ, encoded by the coding sequence GTGATCGAAGCAGCTCTTCATGCGGCCGGTTTCAGCCCCATCGTCGGGGTCGATGAGGCCGGCCGTGGTTCCTGCGCAGGACCAATCACCATTGCCGCCTGCGTCCTCCCGCAGGTTCTGCCCCCGCAGTTGGCGGGGCTCGACGACTCCAAAAAGCTCACCGCTTCCCGACGCGCCAAGCTGTTCCCCCTCATCCAAGAACACGCTTTGAGCTGGCATATCGTCCATATCTCCGCCGAGGAGATCGACCGCTTCGGTATCCAACACGCCAACATTTCCGGCATGCGCCGCGCCGTCGCCGGGCTGGATATAGCCGCTAGCTACGCGCTTATCGACGGCTTCCCCGTCCCAGGCCTTACCCAACCGCAACTGCCGATCATTGGTGGGGATGCCTTTGCACGCTGCATTTCCGCCGCCAGTATCCTGGCGAAGCACTCACGGGACCAGCTCATGCTTGATTACGCCGCCGACTATCCCGGGTACGGATTTGAATCCCACAAAGGATATGGCACGAAGGTTCACATTGATGCGGTGCGCCGTCAAGGAGGCAGCCCGATTCATCGCTATAGTTATGCCAATATTGCCCGTGCACATGGCGAATGGGAAAAGGAAAGGGATACGCAGTGA
- the lepB gene encoding signal peptidase I, giving the protein MTKAPADKQKKETPWYIEIPLVVIVTFVIIALVQTFIGRLYVIPSQSMEPTLHGCPGCTGDRIYVDKIAYKLGDPEPGDVVVFKAPESWQGAFRTKQSGGALSGLQKLGSYVGLTSTDGNDMVKRIVATGGQVVECQAGDEGVKVDGKVIDSSYQLQPLTYPVNPETGSEACGGDYFGPIQVPANNYFMMGDNRTNSADSRYHLGDQYQGTVPRGLIIGKVQAIVLPFNRIGAVEDYDIQQ; this is encoded by the coding sequence ATGACGAAAGCCCCTGCTGACAAGCAGAAGAAGGAAACCCCCTGGTACATCGAGATCCCCCTCGTTGTGATTGTGACCTTTGTGATCATCGCATTGGTGCAGACGTTTATCGGTCGGCTGTATGTGATTCCGAGTCAGTCGATGGAGCCGACGCTGCATGGGTGTCCGGGCTGTACGGGTGACCGTATTTACGTGGACAAGATTGCTTACAAGCTTGGGGACCCCGAACCAGGTGATGTGGTGGTGTTCAAGGCTCCAGAGTCGTGGCAGGGCGCATTCCGCACGAAGCAGTCCGGGGGCGCGCTGTCTGGGTTGCAGAAGCTGGGTTCTTATGTGGGGCTGACCTCGACTGATGGCAATGACATGGTCAAACGCATCGTCGCTACCGGTGGTCAGGTGGTGGAATGCCAGGCGGGCGACGAGGGCGTGAAGGTTGACGGCAAGGTCATCGATTCGTCCTACCAGCTGCAGCCGCTGACCTACCCGGTGAACCCTGAGACCGGGTCTGAGGCGTGTGGTGGCGACTATTTCGGGCCGATCCAGGTTCCGGCGAACAACTATTTCATGATGGGCGACAACCGCACCAACTCCGCTGATTCCCGTTACCACCTGGGGGATCAGTACCAGGGCACAGTGCCTCGCGGCCTCATCATTGGCAAGGTGCAGGCGATTGTGCTCCCGTTTAACCGCATCGGTGCTGTTGAGGACTACGACATCCAACAGTGA
- the rplS gene encoding 50S ribosomal protein L19: MNKIDKFDAASLRDDVPAFRAGDTLDVHVKVIEGNKTRTQLFKGVVIRRQGAGIRETFTIRKISFGIGVERTFPVHSPNLEKIEVVTRGDVRRAKLYYLRNLRGKAAKIKEKR, encoded by the coding sequence ATGAACAAGATCGACAAGTTCGATGCAGCGTCCCTGCGCGACGACGTTCCTGCGTTCCGCGCTGGTGACACCCTCGACGTCCACGTAAAGGTGATCGAAGGTAACAAGACCCGTACCCAGCTGTTCAAGGGCGTTGTTATCCGCCGCCAGGGCGCTGGCATCCGCGAGACCTTCACCATCCGCAAGATTTCCTTCGGCATCGGTGTTGAGCGTACCTTCCCAGTACACTCTCCAAACCTTGAGAAGATCGAGGTTGTAACCCGCGGTGATGTTCGCCGTGCGAAGCTGTACTACCTGCGCAACCTGCGCGGCAAAGCAGCCAAGATCAAGGAAAAGCGTTAA